Genomic window (Nymphaea colorata isolate Beijing-Zhang1983 chromosome 1, ASM883128v2, whole genome shotgun sequence):
TGGGCACTCTCTTGGTCGCACATGCATCTCCCCCTTCCCCTTATTGTTGCATTCATCTTATGATTTTGAGTTACATGATGTATTCTGCATCTCGGTGCAGATAGCAACTAAGGCTATGCATCTGGTGGATTTTGTTAGGAATTTTGCATTATTTATTTATGGAAAGCTTGTtgaaattaaatcatgtttGTGGAAAAGTAAGACTTGTATTCTGAGGAACTAAATCATATAGAAACATGAATCTTTATTAGATTCAGCTTGTTAGAGATATCCTGCATCAGGTCAGGCTTCTTGGTTGGTTACTACTTAGCATGGAGATCACTTCTTAGTATCAGGCATGCATGCCTTGGTCCTTGAGTTATTGCTTTGGTATCTGCGGTACTTTTTCTGACCTTTTGTCTTAGTGAGTCGATGGACTAGTTTTGTCTTGAAGGTCCtacagattttgattttttttttctaggtttAGTTTGGTTCCAGATTCATATAAGTGGCACACAGTCTCAAGCTAGTGCTTAAGATTTGTTTGATCATCACTTCAGATACCTTAGCTCCAGATGTAGAGATGTACTCTGACATGAAGGCAAAGGAAACAGTTCGACGTGCAACTCTTTTGGACTGCCTGATTCTCACTCCATCAAATTTCCCTATGGAGTTAATTGAAGGTAAGTTAAGAGATGGTGTCATTCGTAGCTAATGATATTGTTTGTGGTATAAAGACTTTGCAACCAACTGTGTATTTTCTATTCCGCTGGTCTAAATCTAATAAGAGTCGGTTCgtcaaaattttttcaagccGAAGGTCTTTTTCTTAACTTGGATTTGTTGACTTGGAACATTTTCTGAAGATTGCTTATGGAAAGGGTTACTTGGCCATGGAAAAACCTATTGTAGTAATGCAAAGAGTAAAGctactcaagcttgactcaatTATCAAACAAGGCAAGTTTGAGGTGAAGGGTAAACTCGTTTAATTAAATGAATCAAGCCTAAGTCAGGTAAGCTTGATTCTTTTAAGCTCAATTAGGCTTATTCATGAACGTACAATATAATATATTCCATTATATCATTACAAAATAGCTGTTGGCATAGTTACCTCCCTTGTTTGTTCAAACTTCAGGATGAATGAACTCATTTGCatcttttcaaaacaagttgccaaaaaaaaaaaaaaaaaactcagtgCAGCTAAGCTCTCGACCCAAGCTTAGCCGAGCTGATCTTGAGCTCTCTTAGCATGCTgagccaagctcaagctggGCCATTTGAGACTGAACTCTGAAGCCCGCTTTGAGCAGGCTAAGCTCAGGTTGTGAATACACTTATTAATTTGTACTCAAGTTGGTGACTCAAACATTTATAGTTCCCTACTTTCTTCGTTTTTTCGATTGCTAGTCtaaatttcttttgatttccTTTGCTCCTTTTCGGCATTTGTAAGCTAATATGATAAGATGACTTTACAGGACAAGCACAGCGAGATAAAAAGAGGTCTTCAGCTCATCGTATTAAAGCTAAAAAAGGTGTGGATTGCATATTTCTTATCATTGAGTTTTTGATATTTGAACGATAATTGATTTCTTATAGTACGCTTTCTACtttctaaaaggaaaaataacttGTCTTAGCATCTTCTGGGTAGATTTACATCACATGGATTCACTCCTTGCCAAACTCAAAGATGATGGAAAAGATGATGCTGACGAGGATGAGGAAGTAAAATAAACTTTGTTTGCATTGTCcctgtttcctttttctagcATGTCTTTGGTCTTTAAGGTTTTTTGTCTGCTTTTGTACAGCCAGTTAATGTACTGCCTATAAAAATAGGAAACTTGGATCGGACAGTTGGTTAAGCATCCATTGCAACTATCTGTTTTTAAACTAATTAAGTTCTTAAACCCATAAAAAGTTATCACTTAGACAGTGGGTTTTGTGGCAGATTATGTTTTCATTGAAACTCTTTGCAAAATTGCatctttttatgcatttttaagTGTAAATTCCATGTGTTCAACAGGCAGAGCAGggtgataaaaagagaaaaaagggagatgaagatgaagatgaaggcGAAGAGAATGAcaatctagaagaagaggaagatgatgagGCTATCGGTGCTGATGATTATACGGAGGTAAGTGAGCATGATAGAGGTTTTAGTACAAAGTTCTTAGTGGAATGTGGGGCTTTTTTAAACTGATATCTCCCCTGAATACATGCGCACATCCTTTTGAGTTTGTTGGAGTAGGTTTCTTTGCAAACTCAGATGCCCACTGGGTAAAATAACACTCACCCTTTTGAGTTCGTTGACTTTTGATTAATAATGAGTATTTTCTTTCTGctggttttatattttttcatttttctttgcattATGGGCTGTTGATTATGTGCATGTTTGTCAGGATGCTAATTTTTTCTTCACATAGTTACTTTTAATTATCAGAAATTAATATGTCTGATGGCCTTCTGTGGTTCTTATGGCAAAATTAGCTTCTGTACAGATATAGCTGGTAATATGTGAAGTCATGAACTCATCTTGCTTGTCACTTCCTTGTCTTGATGCAGAAGATGGTTTATGAAACTGTTGCAGTTATTTCCTTTAGGTTTGCCTTTCGTAGGCTAAAATAGTAGAATCATGCAGGGAGTCAACTGCAGCATGTCTGCATGCATGAAGTATATAACTTGTCTGTATTTCTCGCCAGTACTttgcttctttttatttttttttctttagtgctATTTCATAGTAAAAACTTGCCTTTTCAGGAATCGTTCTATTATTACTTAATGTAAATCATCCATTCTGGATATTTTGTTTTCAACATGCTCCATTTTATGCACATAAAGAAATATATGATGCTACAATGtgctccatctctctctctctcctagggGTTCTAATATGTCGTCATGCCCTTGCATTTTGAAAGTCTTGACTTTGCCCTCTACAGAATTTTGGATTTGACGATGACGAGGATTTTCTTGATGGTGAGGACGATGGTGGGAATGGTATGCGTGTTTGTATCTTCAAATACACTGATTTGTATTACAACTTTGCAGCTTTTAAATACGTCCATTTGGTGACGATTGTGGCCAGACATGCTTGTCTGATTCTATGATTTCTAATGGCACGGTCTGTTTGTTGCAGATGAACCAACTTATGAGTAAAGGACAAGAATGTTGCTGCATATAATGGAAAATGCAAACAGGTGATTCTCTGAAACTTTTTTATATGATTCTATTCTTACCTGCATATTGGTGCATCGACTGCTTTAGAAGAGGATATATTTAGAGCGACATGCTTGAATgctatgttttttgtttctagaTGATGCATGCTCTAATCATATTATATTGGTTTACTCTGTGAACAACAACTATATGGAAACATGCAGTGAAGAGAAGGAATCGAACCCATGAGAACTAATGAGGGGTGgaaagttgagcttgagcttcgTTTTTCAAGCTTAATCTAAATTCAAGGCTACAACAGAGCCACTAGGCACAGTTCAAGCTCAACTGCTAGAAAAGAGAAGCCAGCGTCTAAGTTCATCTGAAATGTTACAATTTACAATGCCCAATTTTTAATGTCCTTCATTGAATAGATGCCCATCTAATCCTTATATACGTGACAAGCATCAATGACAGGGCCTTTGCTTGGAGTTAAAGATATGAACATGCAAACAACTCTACTTCAAGCACT
Coding sequences:
- the LOC116246324 gene encoding uncharacterized protein LOC116246324 yields the protein MYSDMKAKETVRRATLLDCLILTPSNFPMELIEGQAQRDKKRSSAHRIKAKKDLHHMDSLLAKLKDDGKDDADEDEEAEQGDKKRKKGDEDEDEGEENDNLEEEEDDEAIGADDYTENFGFDDDEDFLDGEDDGGNDEPTYE